agttatttaattaaatatttaaatacaatcaatatatattatctacaattaGAAAAAAGAAAACGATGCATGAATTTTatcttttgaaaaatttgataaataaatattataaatatttatgtcatCGAGCCACAAAAGATGAAGAggtctataaaattatttacatatggTAAAGAAATTGGCACtatctaatattttacaattcaatAAACCTTTGTTTGGCCAGGCTTGTCCGCATTTACCTAATAATCCAATAATCCCATTTCCAATATGGTAACCTTCGACGTCTGTagttattttgtcatattttcttGTCTTGaaacgttgttttttatttttgttaaagtttcttcaaaccaataatttaaattttattttctccGAGTAGATTTGTCATAAATGGCTTGATCGGTATAATTCtccaaaaatgatttaaattcgatcttattaatttattttaatattatattagacgaaaataatatgacttacatgcaacaaaattaaatgtcgATTTTTCGTAGTTTGTTCGTCTGCAGTTCGATCATCTATATTATTGTCTTCGAAACGACCGTTTAAATTTCCACTGCTGCTAAACGGAGTCgtctgtaatataattttgatgtatgcagaaacattttagtttttacaatttaatgacAGGTGATTCAAAGacaaaacgatattatatctTAACAAATACCAATTGCGTCTATCCTAACTAGTAACTATTTACCATCGCGTTTCCACGCAGTGTGTCTCCTATTTCCATTCAATTAGCAATCACCGCCTCTTGTTCATATAAGTTGTAACAGGACTATTTAACAAATTGTCATAACAAACGTTGGTATATTTGTCAAATAGTCCCGTTACAAACTGTATATGTTAGCGTTAAAGTAGTACAATGGTGATTATAATGGTGGTATTTCATGAAAACCTAGCCATTAAATGCTACTGCGTATGGACCCCACTTCGCCCatacatataactataatatactttatgtgatatatactatatagtatattactacACGCAATTTTTTCAAGTTAagtaagaaaatcaaaaaaaaatttaacagcgattattatttttaagttgtttatgctattattttttaaacaatttatattttataagtttactACAGTGCATTTTACACTGTAATTTTCGAAACACTtaaagtacatttaaaaaaaaagtggatgagtggatgtcactctgctgtacagtaggttacaaatgggtcactgtaatgtatggtgtaaaatttgaattcaatgatataatatcattgtataagaaaaacgaatctgagcgaaaacggtcagtcagcctatgatattaccaagtatattgcatgatattattgcgaataaagtaatttatatataatctatttacgtggagccttgtttaaaatgttcaatccttagccataaaagttaaacattttatacatttttaactacaaaataattaataaattataaatttgataaaagttgtcaaaatttgaacttaaatgcttataaaaaaaatggtgcctatgtatttttaatatttttcaactgctactagaacgatatatcagtagccttatattaaatattcacgcttttttatgctaatataaacattcagtgaaattttcaactatctacagtcattcgttttttaattacaataaaataagaaaataattgttacatgagaaatcgagtgtaACTTATCCACTCTGTTGTCTATTTTAAACTTATGCAAttgtataattcatttttgcaacagatattttaaaagactcattgttttataattttaatcaaataattaatattaaaaaaacatatactacaataattgacacaaagttattatttttattacattataaaaacatgATTGGTaggaatgatttaaaaatatgattcatAAATTAGAACACCAATctgaaatgttaaaataaacttgaaaatgtatctaaatactttatattgttattattattaatatcatttaaatatcttCTATAGTGTTGAGTCGTCGCCATTTAGAAcattcaattcatttttttactttgCGGTCTCTTTCCAGATTGAGCGAGATGCGAGATGCATGATGCCAGTAGcagtttcaaaatattgttcatcATCTTGACTGACCTTCCATCCTTCAGAGTCATTTGAAGCactgaaacaataaattaaataatagtactGGATTTCATATTTCAATTACACTACAGTAGTATTTTAAACTAATCAATtatcacaaaattaaaattaaaattgtaataaaatagcataacgcaaatttatttttttaataccttaaCCAAATCTATGAAATTACTTAacttttttatacctaccttaaaataataaataataaataatataattagttaaataaaatatttatagctctttcaaatttttttttttattattcaacttttattatacctaattatcataattaattattattcatttataaaaataccattAAATCACAATTACTTAAGTACCAGtagaatacataattttttaggaGCAAAGGATATAACAGGAGTGCCCAAACGAAGCTCGCAAGCTGCATGCGTATCTTAAACTAGTTTCGTGTGGCTTTTGAACTAAGCTTAgactaaaattaatgaatattattccGTAAGAATTGTAAGATAGCGTTTTCATCACCGttagttttgttttcattacagtcgatattatagattaaaacaGCAGCGGTAGCTGTGATTTTTATTATGTGTAGCCAAAATTGTGGAGCACATGTTCCGGAAGAAAACTACCCAAAATTGTgtcttaattttataaacaaagcTTTATAATGTGGCCCGCCTCGAATTAGCTTTATAAATTAGGGTTAGTGGCCATCTCCGGGATATCAATACAACTTATTGTACCTAATGTTCCTATTGCATAATATGTAACTGgcaagtacctattatattttaataaaataaaaaaataatttagcaaatttttaaagaattaaaaataatattagtatttttaatgattttaatcataatttagtaattattttaattttaatatttatacatttcgtGTTTCTATGGGAAAATTATTTATGACGGGGCGGAGGGGACCTATTACTAACTACCGTGTGGGAACTACAGCGAGTAGATAATAGAGTTGTGTACAAAACTGTGAAATTTATGTTATTAGAATACAAAGAGGACCTTACCACAATAGTTAATTCATTAGTAAAACACTTACAGTTTAATAACAGAGTATGcaagtaattaatttagacATCCCTTTAAAGTGCTTATAGTTTCAAATtaacaaattgatattattatttgttaaagtaGTATTGAAtactttattgttatacatttgaaattgtattgtgaagttaattaaaaaaaaaataagcaatctTACACAGGAAGTTTTGATTTTGGTATGACACTGCTAACCATAATGGGTTTAGAACCAAGGCCTGAAAAACCGTTCATATTGTTAAGACAGTGTTTTTGCTCTTCTTCACtgccaaaattaataaaaccataTCCTTTACTGAAACCAGCACTGTCCAAGACCACTGAAAAATTATAACTGCATAttaaactactattataatgaaaatgcgatttataaatagaatttttaagtacctatgtatggCAATCGTATTATTACAAGCTATCATTATTACCTTTAGCTGTACGTATAGATGAATAGCGACAAGCAAACGTCTTAAATAACTGATAGTCATCTACACCTGGGCTTAGTTTACCTAACCACACAGAAAAATCTCTATCGCTTGCAGTAGTTTTTCCAGGACTTCCAGCATGATTGAGTTTGAATTTAACAGgctgtaaacaatatttatacaaaatatttatgaaattctaAATTCTATAAACTTTATTTCCAACAAATATCTAAGgagtattaattgtttaaaaacagTTATTTACACTAtttcacatttaaaaaataattatttatatttaattcatctttaatattacacaatgttgaacaaaaatgtgttgtttacaaacaaaaatgtattgtataattctttatattatacttatatttaaatatacatttttaatttcatattccaaagcagattTTTATTCGGAGTATAGATGGATTTCCATctgattaaaattgaaattaattaagtGACATAACATATCTAGCAGCAagcatttattatgatttatgttttgTTGGGCAGACAtacttatactattttattttgtagatttaaaatcatataGGCAATGCAGTTAACCTGCGGTAGTTGCaataacaaaattgaatttactgaacaattatataggtagtcgcTAGTCATGATAACTATTAAGCCTAATTACCACACCAACTTACTGCCTCtactgtataaatattgttattcaagAGTTTGAGTGTCATATTTTCCCGcccctaacaatataatattataagtattttgaaaatgatgacCTCTTACTAAAGTGCTGGTTAAGTGTCGCTACTtcttgtatataggtacaattaactaaatatatcgtatatacatagatatataaatatatgtataaataaatccCTTGTTTTTGCTAATTTTTCAATAGTAAATTTACCACTAGACTTGGCTCAATGATTACTAAACAAGataactaaaaaccaaaatcacaACTTACTGGAATAGTACCAGGTATATATTTTCCATTGAGTTTATGCATAACAGATACTGGATCATAGAAATCAACAAATGCGTAGCCAGCAATTTCCCCAGTATTTTTATTAGGCATCAACTTAACATTCGTTGGATATTCTCCCATCTTTTGAAATGCACCTGTGATGAAACTTTCAGTCATATAAGGTTCCacctagaataataatatgtacttcgtaggtaggtaatgattataaattacttattatttcacAAAACATACGCGCCCCATCCATATACTTGTAACCTTTTTGTCAGGAGTTGATGCTTGTGGCTGTTTGCCAGGTACTGTTGGCCTTATAAATGTTGCAGCTGTTCGAGTTGGTTGTGGAGTGCTGTAAGCCTGTTGTTGgttataattgtacatttgaTTGTTATTAGATGGACATAATTGctgatatttttgaatgtactgatttgtatacattttgattaaaattatacaaatggaagaacagtaaaaaactaataacttattattgaaaaattatttagttttcacATGCAAATTCCAAATATTCAACAattggaataattatttaacacaacAACACAGATAACATAATGGTCTCATATGCGCACTGGGAGGTTAGCCACGACCGGAGACGCCACCGTTACCGCGCTATCgcaccacgattaaagataaaCAGGTTGTCAGCTTGTACAGGTTGACTAGCAAAAATTAACCATTAGCGTTCCAAGTGGTAGTATTACAATTAActgattatagatattatatattatgtgtataatttagttctaaatatcGACACATATGGTAGAATGTTGACATcaagtagttaatttttttagctgtttaaTGCAGTCACTTTGTAAATCGATCTGAAAGCTGTTTATTATAGGGCGATGTGCAACCgatatatctttaatcgtgacAGGCACACAGCAAaataagtcataaatcataatcatggttcaaaatttgaaaaacttatCATTACagcaatattaaatgtattaataactatctacttataataaataataatcaattattaattaatagttgcCGATTTTGATGTAAACAAATACTAAGTTGTatgtagatataataaaaaatataattttttacatattttcgaatattttgataattaaaatgtatattttacaattttcttatagtatactataaattcTAACTCAAATTATTAGCGTGAGTGGGGTTCAATGTGTATACCTGCCGCTAAATTACAATCTCGTACACACATGCACTTGTCAATAACTCGATAtcactatattaaaatttttaattcactgtataaattttattacaacacaattattgttttgaGAAAACCAAAGTTACCAACTTAACGTAGTCTGATTTTAaatctgttaaaatatttgaatctaGCAGAAGAATTTCTATAGATCGTAcggaacatttaatatttttaatttttcatttaactacaataattattagatgAATCCCGTTTTTACGTTttcaattaaagtttaaaattaaatgagatTAAATTTGTTTGAAGTGGGACTACTAATACTACTTAGATAGGAATCACTTATCACCTACTACTACATAATACTTACCACTTACCACTACTATGCATCTACGTTCGCATACGCTCTATGGACATTTTTCTGCATTGAAATGCATAGCCTGAAAAATCCTTTCGAGTCATCGTAAATTCAAGTCATCATAAATCGACTCATACCTATTCGAATTATCGAAGTACCATGTATTTGGAAACCACAATAACATTACCCGGCAATGTGGCTGACCTTTCACACCAATTTCTAATtgcagaattaaaataatatggaaaatattatggtacttGTTTTTGTTATAGCCCCTTAGCTTAGCTCGCCTCCACCCAAACTTGTAATAGCcctgcaaaataaattattcagttgtttcttaaaatattaataaacctaTACAAATTCAACTGTATTTCATATCTCctgtatttttgtaaatgtacttactttaaatgtttcaaaaaatacAGTGTAAAATGCACTGTAAGTAAGTAAACATAGtatgaattgtttaaaaaataatagcataaacaacttataaataattattgcttttaaaaattttaaatgcatatgaaaaataattatgcttgtgtgtctttataatatttttgaactattattaatataatttatgaggaaccttggattgaattttcaagcttttttaacaagtgaaaaataaattaactaaattacaTCAGTGAGGgtaggttattattttattattattttaattgtagattattataaattcagatATTTATGtcgtaatttgaattttttttttaacataaggTTATGTTTTAAAAACCTGATACACTGATATAATACAGTCAATATGTTTATGCAGCTatctattaataacatattaatattaataagagtctttataatatatgcccacacatatatttatttattatataatatatacataggtataatataatatttatttagtagggTAGGAATGATTGGTGATTTAATCATAACATGCCAAGTGATAAAAGAAGATAGTATACtctaagatatattttatatttatttaactccCTTTCTGTGTTTGTTGAAATTTAGGTTTTTTTGCATTGTTATGGTTGCACCGCAGACAAGAGTTGTTGACAAAGTTATAGGTACTTCAGTATGTTGCGTATCTTGTGCTGACTATGCTGGTTCTTTAGTTGATTTGAACAGTTGTACCCAGGAACAAACGTTTACATGTTGTTGATTGTACGTCTTTGTGaaaaaatgaataggtataaAATGAATCAATAGTCAATAGCTTATAGAAGTTCGttactataattatgattacaAGACTTAATAAATTAAGCAATTTTACCTATTCttatcaatatgtttttttttattaccaaaatGTACCTACTTGGCTACTtatatggtaaaaaaatattatacactataaagtTAAAGGTACCTACTAAGAGATACTATATGCTATTTTGCTATTATATTCTTACTACTTAAAATTTGTGAGccataactaattttttttcaaaattaaaattagacaacgttaaaaactttaattttgttaaaccaATAAATAAGTTACTGTAAAGTTCATAGAGTAAATCTTATATTGCAATAGAGTTATTGACTTGTGCATGTATCATGTATATagtaaaatttcatgaaatttaaaaaaaaaatgtttcggtattttaataaataaataaattttgttttatttttaaataagttttatatttacatataattgtcataaatcaccttcataattgtatggtacctaaatatatacctaacctttggtataatacatttaaaatggtattcaaatttttaaatattttaatgtttaaataaaacaagtaTGTTTACCTACTGAATTCTTacactagaatttaaaactctggacattgtgttaaaaaaaaaaattgtgtttttatttgtgtaaaaagaatttcaatgtttcacgtttttgtgaaatatttcaaaatgataTTTCAACCATATACTTCAAACGCTACATGTATGTATGAGATCAGCATTCATTGAACCTCCCTcactattataatcatttacaactaacacatGGATCCCAGGTGACTTTGACGAGAATAGAAACTGCCCCTTAAATAATTAAAggtaaaattggtaaattttattgaaatttgatttatagtgtacatattaaatttcatctcaatattatagattattattaaaactccCAATTGTTTTCAccggaaaatcaaaaaaaaaaaattaaaatagcctAACTACTTGGCCCcataaaaaatgtctaattgaggctatatttttatattgtggataagtggatgttgctctgctgtacagtaggttacaagtgggtcactgtaatggatggtgttaaatttgaattcaatgatttaatataattgtataagaaaaacagttCTGAGGGAAAAcgggtcagtcagcctatgatattaccaagtatatttcatgatattattgtgaataaagtaatttatatataacctatttacgtggaaccttgtttaaaattttcaatccttagccataaaagttaaacattttatacatttttaactacaaaataattaataaattataaatttgaactttaaatgcttataaaaaaaatggtgcctatgtatttttaatatttttcaactgctattagaacgatatatcaggagcctctattatttatttttattttagattttgggtTTTCGTTTGATCACTACGAAACTCGAGATTCTGTTCTTTTGGTGCACGAGGATTCAAAAAGGTCCTATGATCGAAATACGTACGACTATTATTTCACCCATAATCGAAGtaacaaatgttgaaaaacgcATTATGTGATTATTCGTATAACCATACGTTTCCTATTATGGTATACGTCTGTTTAATGttctaagtaataattattttgaaattttttttcgcaTTTATTTTAGTAGACGTGTagctcattatttattattgtaaatcgataggtatattagaataaaataatagataaattcactcatatatata
This genomic window from Metopolophium dirhodum isolate CAU chromosome 1, ASM1992520v1, whole genome shotgun sequence contains:
- the LOC132936894 gene encoding LOW QUALITY PROTEIN: tRNA selenocysteine 1-associated protein 1-like (The sequence of the model RefSeq protein was modified relative to this genomic sequence to represent the inferred CDS: inserted 1 base in 1 codon) yields the protein MYTNQYIQKYQQLCPSNNNQMYNYNQQQAYSTPQPTRTAATFIRPTVPGKQPQASTPDKKVTSIWMGRVEPYMTESFITGAFQKMGEYPTNVKLMPNKNTGEIAGYAFVDFYDPVSVMHKLNGKYIPGTIPPVKFKLNHAGSPGKTTASDRDFSVWLGKLSPGVDDYQLFKTFACRYSSIRTAKVVLDSAGFSKGYGFINFGSEEEQKHCLNNMNGFSGLGSKPIMVSSVIPKSKLPVASNDSEGWKVSQDDEQYFETXYWHHASRISLNLERDRKVKK